In the genome of Bradysia coprophila strain Holo2 unplaced genomic scaffold, BU_Bcop_v1 contig_232, whole genome shotgun sequence, one region contains:
- the LOC119076664 gene encoding nucleolar protein 6, translating to MLNPNRDETSNKRKQESTKSAAKKFKSNKYKSVTQEELNQLQESKVDLSENVLALQIDNILKSFKVSPKYENFIQQWVASLTELIGSLPSENEKKQWSDIKWLNRKVMLPLSNEQFHLPKFSFQFLTPKSVRVTGSKLFSTLLSDNISVDIAVEIPKKCFQKEDYLNTIYHQKKAIYLSYLALKLGKWDQQTNLQFMYDRLDVLRPVLRITASSDLKKPIIFNIHVHAEEGSFKMSRFVPWNSNIRDALFDGSEGETGELVQTPHHNMSIMRDLTSLANDNFLTETLGTCVNVAKGIALFKLWLRTRCLNEDFCGFSGPIVSMFAAYLLKTRKLNSSMSVFDVIRSIFLNLKFSKWHSKGIAIQETMIPLDKSNEIFDVVFYDSTGWYNVCANLSLDIYLRTIEESSRALAFLDAKIVNNFRYLFLSDMNPHFQFDHLFHITETANLDEILNDHGSKIDRNDYAGQWYPHILKLFASVLRKGLDNRIHSMTPLPTKCSPWSVTEAHPKIVKTLTFGFKLNIENCLEVLIKGPQANQSDAESFKLFWGNKSDLRRFQDGNITETCVWANPYDNLMKKRLITRDICLYLMNHHYNIKSSHMNYVAGQFDLAYRVSNSYSKTVDDSENSENLALAVIRSFDDLAKKLRSLDVELDVNSVLGSSAIFRYCEINPVLNNATMFERDNMKVFQSYRTNSGVIELSASGKWPDDVVALNHVKAAFCVKIAQQLTEKCQLQSRGNVDSVEVIKDGFHFRLKLLVKKELALLKEIPSKKSEVQQMEMDFLMPKLNTALHTLYLNNTCFGPAVLIAKRWLYSQLLDPFLWPDICTELLMAYVFMENKSFDQPIQPQMAFLRLLELFRSTDWRSHLFILDFSEELTDSQITEMENRFISDRHSHPPLSIITSYDTKKNSMWSKSAPNVEILSRVVVLAGHTIQLFEENLLSNVFRTKLFFKPSYEGYDVLLQLRKNHLRTNHVYDFFKNFKKQLADDTVPAAGFNPVEYFLRDLRNAYSDLAIFFYNPCGGDTIAVLWKPTIHEAIEFDANNINGRKHSGRQSYEYNLPQLIEDFRIIGRGLVENVIECQ from the exons atgttgaatccAAATCGTGATGAAACCTCCAACAAACGTAAACAAGAGTCAACAAAAAGTGCCGCaaagaaattcaaatcgaaTAAGTACAAGTCGGTCACACAGGAAGAGCTAAACCAGCTGCAAGAATCAAAAGTTGATTTATCGGAAAATGTGCTGGCGTTGcaaattgacaatattttgaaatcTTTCAAAGTTTCGCCAAAGtacgaaaatttcatccaaCAATGGGTGGCAAGTCTAACCGAATTAATCGGTTCGTTGCCGTCAGAGAACGAGAAGAAACAATGGTCAGACATCAAATGGCTTAACCGGAAAGTGATGCTCCCGTTGAGTAACGAGCAATTTCATTTGccgaaattttctttccaatttttaacACCGAAATCCGTACGTGTGACCGGATCGAAACTATTCTCCACATTACTGTCGGATAACATCAGTGTTGACATTGCTGTggaaattccgaaaaagtgtTTTCAGAAGGAAGACTATCTGAACACCATCTACCATCAGAAGAAGGCCATCTATTTGAGCTACCTCGCTCTAAAGCTTGGCAAATGGGACCAACAAACAAATCTCCAATTCATGTACGATCGCCTTGATGTTCTCCGTCCGGTTCTACGGATAACAGCCTCTTCCGACTTGAAAAAGCCAATCATTTTCAACATTCATGTGCATGCAGAAGAAGGATCGTTCAAGATGTCACGATTCGTACCCTGGAACAGTAACATTCGCGACGCGTTGTTTGATGGCTCAGAAGGTGAAACCGGTGAACTTGTTCAAACGCCCCATCACAACATGAGCATAATGAGAGATTTGACATCGTTGGCCAACGATAATTTCTTGACGGAAACACTTGGAACCTGTGTCAATGTGGCGAAAGGAATTGCCCTGTTCAAATTGTGGCTGAGGACACGATGCTTGAATGAAGATTTTTGCGGATTCAGCGGACCGATCGTCTCCATGTTTGCTGCATATTTACTCAAGACACGGAAGCTGAACTCGTCGATGAGTGTGTTCGATGTGATTCGAAGCATTTTCTTGAACTTAA AATTCAGCAAATGGCATTCGAAAGGAATCGCCATACAGGAGACAATGATTCCGCTGGAcaaatcgaatgaaatttttgatgttgttttcTATGATTCCACTGGCTGGTACAACGTATGCGCCAACCTGTCGCTGGACATTTATCTGCGAACGATTGAAGAAAGTTCCAGGGCATTGGCTTTTCTCGATGCAAAAATTGTGAACAACTTCCGGTATTTGTTCCTGTCGGACATGAATCCACACTTTCAATTTGATCATCTGTTTCA CATAACGGAAACGGCAAATCTTGACGAGATATTGAATGACCATGGAAGCAAAATCGATCGAAATGACTATGCTGGCCAATGGTATCCGCATATCTTGAAATTATTCGCTAGCGTTCTGCGCAAAGGACTCGACAATCGCATTCATTCGATGACTCCATTGCCCACCAAATGTTCTCCATGGAGCGTAACTGAAGCTCATCCGAAGATCGTCAAAACTTTGACATTTGGATTCAAACTGAACatcgaaaattgtttggaaGTGCTGATCAAAGGACCACAAGCGAATCAAAGTGATGCCGAAAGCTTCAAACTATTTTGGGGAAATAAGTCAGACCTGCGCCGATTCCAAGACGG CAACATCACAGAGACATGTGTGTGGGCCAATCCGTACgataatttgatgaaaaagcGCCTGATTACTCGGGACATTTGCCTGTATCTGATGAACCATCACTACAACATCAAATCGTCGCACATGAATTATGTTGCCGGGCAATTCGATTTGGCTTATCGAGTGTCTAACTCATACTCAAAGACTGTCGACGACAGCGAAAACTCGGAGAACCTTGCATTGGCCGTTATAAGGAGTTTCGATGATTTGGCCAAGAAGTTACGATCGCTGGACGTTGAATTGGATGTGAATTCAGTGTTGG GTTCATCTGCCATCTTCCGGTATTGTGAAATCAATCCCGTTCTCAACAACGCCACAATGTTCGAAAGGGACAACATGAAAGTATTTCAATCGTACAGAACGAACAGCGGAGTCATCGAATTGT CTGCTAGTGGTAAATGGCCAGACGATGTGGTGGCGCTCAATCATGTGAAAGCGGCGTTTTGTGTAAAAATTGCCCAACAGTTGACGGAAAAATGTCAATTACAATCGAGAGGGAATGTGGACAGTGTGGAAGTCATTAAAG ATGGGTTCCACTTCCGCTTGAAATTGTTGGTGAAGAAGGAGCTTGCTCTCCTCAAAGAAATTCCAAGTAAAAAAAGTGAAGTTCAACAAATGGAAATGGACTTTCTGATGCCGAAACTGAACACAGCGCTACACAC ATTATATTTAAATAACACATGCTTCGGGCCGGCCGTTCTGATCGCTAAACGTTGGCTGTACTCGCAATTGTTGGACCCATTCTTATGGCCAGATATATGCACCGAATTGCTGATGGCTTATGTGTTCATGGAAAATAAATCATTCGATCAGCCTATTCAACCGCAAATGGCATTTCTGAGGCTGTTGGAATTGTTCCGTTCGACGGATTGGCGTTCGCATCTTTTCATATTGGATTTCAGTGAAGAGTTAACAG ACTCACAAATTACcgaaatggaaaatcgtttcATATCCGACCGACATTCGCATCCACCGCTGTCGATCATAACTTCGTACGATACAAAGAAGAATTCGATGTGGTCGAAATCGGCACCGAATGTTGAGATCCTGTCACGCGTAGTCGTCCTTGCAGGTCATACAATTCAATTGTTCGAAGAGAATCTATTGAGCAACGTATTCAGAACGAAG CTTTTCTTTAAACCGTCCTACGAGGGCTATGATGTGCTGCTACAGCTTCGAAAGAATCACCTACGAACCAATCACGTCTAcgatttctttaaaaatttcaaaaagcaGCTTGCTGACGACACTGTCCCGGCAGCCGGCTTCAATCCAGTCGAATATTTTTTGCGTGATTTGAGG AACGCATACAGCGACTTAGCCATATTCTTCTACAATCCGTGTGGTGGAGACACAATTGCTGTACTATGGAAACCGACCATTCACGAAGCAATTGAATTCGAT GCGAATAATATAAACGGACGAAAGCACAGCGGGCGTCAAAGTTACGAATACAATTTGCCGCAATTGATAGAAGATTTCCGGATAATTGGTCGAggtttggttgaaaatgttatAGAATGTCAATAA
- the LOC119076658 gene encoding uncharacterized protein LOC119076658 has product MINYLNLFYIECALIVVGLGSVISDDSPEDVLNYIDNVQKKLNVTQNSNIILVIGNTGCGKSTLVHYVAGDYSRMFALEPLNPNSVNFEIRDELDPDIGRITLATESRTLIPVISTDENHNAWMDCPGFGDTRNETVEIATAFLIKRVIESASNMKIVLVMNYNSVTNSRDDFDNLLSRATQLMKNVSRFENSISLVVTKAPSFKMRGRHYIDIYEDNIKNLTAHFMIDHRSLLETKGASRSKIQLIESVLGRSTPTSNSNYYPKMSVFWRPDEAGPFNKIERMVTGRRYIRESILNRSSYAPVRMTDFGFPLTPQAQIKVRNMIQHTVDSIETILQHSVDRLIVEIKRQIDLAKSDKSRLEVINVGLSFCQVKKNGSEEMTLDQLTDHLSWLSREYHVSEADIKEFHRLSRHGKNLLILSSLIATDINSSQNSISSDYYSYLEQVNQFLIEKDDEMRKGIESKAREMKRMITKILMDSDQQVLQALHQKIESINSFQNKLKILQTGKNSIQSSEKEITLQGRINQLKRLTYAIEIPSINVTALNYVNRYKKRLSELKSLVGAEFELPIRDWLATSSNAIDYQVSTYDWYLFLEETYRYFSEHDISSRASINETNFGTITKRIRRNADFESTPAKIIEINKIINITMKSPASYKCDGEILTITGRFIRSSDIRDALVTKCSTLEDLKMVKVFVLDTFYVDSDLYLNKTKEIELQVMAPRWNIQKYAKFHLNGNNGESYDQPAKEASGGMHGEPGLNGGNFFGWANVIINSERLFVDVSGGRGANGQDGTGSPDSTVEFDETGFSDSGTAGGRGTPSEYYHRYFRRHGYHPRLLNSTGDVTSFHFFTIGLNVTHRFALHPPRCCGPTGAGGKGGFGGAGGSAHFIHSSSDNEKHLPIIISNNGENGDTGVDGRQCATLKLVLSVITEIDDNIFRFNLKNKFFDKQLHHHDECPIQSGMVFYPGNPRPTRERLHGSINFVPSLIEYNLYLLKNMNDPEDNVAQSTYEAINSDPAISSAYTIKDLVMEANSLEQNYAELSKTIEVLSLYDNLLNRIERFAVLKDGKLSRGDQKVLSMIYTTIFSKTNGMRSSHSTDLIINVGRFLDLTGQNVKKLNELKRIEVINEQLGDYNNVISAKIREAKNFIENDINPEIRRTIPILNDELKKAVDETIALRTKTRNEIDSKEEQLRVMRSNVKARHILSIFELIGELTGVICDSLSNKITGVILKFSAQMLKTYLDDPKITEIHDMPESVEHLRNRMHKNEREKIMVTENELNKLKKSLDNVTNHFTDNLNQFITEANAINLSGSAVLTEVNNFIKNCIEFLRGWHDVATKERNVTIQRPVQRAQYALTVIATSFPTYEQIWSDDDEIGEVVQALNEDSETLEVLKKLEEGIYSELMPLVDEMYEYAVNVEKNLVNKSSVSLDITHWNVKQTIRNVQKKLIDELSQFDIESNINGCMTRLNEAMELLIDIYHRIQNYEEESKFVTYLSELHITSASDSDIHDVEVRKMFNQMKMNLQVNLFLGQYFRVLGAFKQALFPYAADYLADYELPSSLLVGNLNDSITLASQHIESLSEKLKEYNDTVINEHDEHIHSAFFDRNYGSRGPFYVWPNSEIHDRVQQLFTGQKIYLFADVQNSDTRNAVKFHTIALGFHSNNLTMNNRLQEILQSFHVSLTHMGNSNYRCKDTFYTIPSRPWTIKYSIGERNQRPADRNLVHGKLASGPSLLSPYTLWSVQLLYGPFSQLQQFVDFIDIELYGNGLYVMEEAPICETNLEKYYSVMDKIL; this is encoded by the exons atgatcaatTACCTCAATCTGTTTTATATCGAGTGCGCGCTGATAGTTGTCGGTTTAGGTTCAGTGATTTCGGACGATTCACCTGAAGACGTTTTAAATTACATAGATAATGTGCAAAAGAAACTGAATGTGACGCAAAACTCGAATATAATATTAGTGATCGGCAATACGGGATGTGGAAAATCAACGTTGGTCCACTATGTGGCTGGTGACTATAGTCGAATGTTTGCTCTCGAACCGCTGAATCCGAACTCAGTCAACTTTGAAATTCGCGATGAATTAGATCCGGATATAGGTCGCATAACTTTGGCGACGGAATCCAGGACCCTAATTCCAGTTATTTCGACAGACGAAAATCATAACGCTTGGATGGACTGTCCCGGTTTCGGTGATACGCGCAATGAAACCGTAGAAATAGCCACGGCCTTCCTCATCAAACGTGTGATTGAAAGTGCGTCGAATATGAAAATCGTATTGGTTATGAACTATAATTCGGTAACTAACAGTCGCGATGATTTCGACAATCTGTTGTCTCGTGCAACTCAACTGATGAAGAATGTTTCGCGATTTGAAAACAGTATTTCGTTAGTTGTGACCAAAGCACCATCATTCAAAATGCGCGGACGACATTATATCGACATCTATGAAGACAATATCAAGAACTTAACCGCACACTTCATGATTGATCATCGTTCGCTGCTGGAAACGAAAGGAGCTTCTCGaagcaaaattcaattaattgaatCTGTACTGGGACGAAGCACTCCAACAAGCAATAGCAATTATTATCCAAAAATGTCCGTCTTTTGGCGTCCCGACGAAGCGGGTCCatttaataaaatcgaaagaatGGTCACGGGACGTCGATACATACGGGAATCTATTCTCAATCGCTCTTCATATGCACCGGTGAGGATGACCGACTTTGGATTCCCATTAACACCTCAGGCACAAATAAAAGTTCGTAATATGATACAGCATACGGTTGATAGCATTGAAACAATCTTACAACACAGTGTAGATCGACTGATCGTCGAAATAAAACGACAAATTGACCTAGCTAAATCAGATAAAAGTCGACTGGAAGTTATTAACGTCGGGCTGTCGTTCTGCCAAGTAAAGAAAAACGGAAGCGAAGAGATGACACTTGATCAACTGACTGATCATCTATCATGGCTAAGTCGAGAATATCATGTTTCAGAAGCTGATATAAAAGAATTTCATCGTCTCTCCCGACAtggcaaaaatttattaattttgagtTCGTTGATTGCAACGGATATAAATTCAAGTCAGAATTCAATCAGTTCAGATTATTATTCGTATTTGGAACAGGTCAATCAATTCCTCATCGAAAAAGACGACGAAATGCGAAAAGGAATCGAAAGTAAAGCACGAGAAATGAAACGAATGATTACTAAAATCTTAATGGATTCTGATCAGCAAGTGCTGCAAGCACTgcatcaaaaaattgaatcgatCAACAGCTTTCAGAACAAACTCAAAATACTGCAAACCGGGAAAAATAGCATCCAGTCGAGTGAAAAGGAAATAACTTTGCAAGGGAGAATCAACCAGTTGAAAAGGTTAACTTACGCAATCGAAATACCATCGATCAATGTGACCGCTCTGAATTACGTAAATCGATACAAAAAGCGTTTAAGCGAACTTAAATCACTTGTTGGAGCGGAATTTGAATTGCCCATTCGTGATTGGCTTGCTACCTCATCAAATGCCATCGACTATCAAGTCTCAACATATGACTGGTATTTGTTTCTAGAGGAAACCTATCGATATTTCAGTGAACACGACATTTCAAGCAGAGCATCCATTAACGAAACTAATTTTGGAACAATCACAAAGCGGATACGACGAAACGCTGATTTTGAGTCGACACCAgctaaaataattgaaatcaataaaattataaatattacaatgaaatcACCGGCTAGTTACAAGTGTGATGGCGAAATATTGACGATTACAGGACGTTTTATTCGAAGCTCTGACATTCGAGATGCACTCGTGACGAAATGTTCGACACTAGAAGATCTAAAAATGGtaaaagtgtttgttttggATACATTCTATGTTGATTCTGACCTCTATCTGAACAAAACGAAAGAGATTGAGCTACAAGTCATGGCACCGAGATGGAACATTCAGAAATATGCGAAATTTCACTTGAATGGGAATAATGGCGAAAGCTACGATCAACCAGCAAAGGAGGCATCGGGAGGAATGCACGGAGAGCCTGGATTGAATGGTGGCAACTTTTTCGGCTGGGCAAATGTTATCATCAATAGTGAACGGCTATTTGTGGATGTAAGTGGTGGTCGTGGAGCAAATGGCCAAGATGGCACTGGCAGTCCTGATTCTACTGTTGAGTTCGATGAAACAGGTTTTTCCGATTCTGGTACAGCCGGTGGAAGGGGAACGCCAAGTGAATATTATCATAGATATTTTAGACGTCATGGCTATCATCCTAGACTATTAAACTCAACAGGAGATGTAacatcttttcattttttcactaTTGGTTTGAATGTTACGCACAGATTTGCATTACATCCGCCCAGATGTTGTGGCCCAACTGGTGCTGGCGGCAAAG GAGGCTTTGGTGGAGCTGGTGGAAGTGCTCATTTCATTCACTCCAGTAGTGATAACGAAAAACATCTTCCGATCATTATCTCGAACAATGGTGAAAATGGCGATACTGGTGTGGACGGAAGGCAGTGTGCCACTTTAAAACTTGTGTTGAGCGTCATCACCGAAATAGATGACAACATTTTCAGATTCAacttgaaaaacaaattttttgacaaaCAACTCCATCATCACGACGAATGTCCCATACAGAGCGGTATGGTATTCTACCCCGGAAATCCCAGACCAACTCGCGAACGGTTACATGGATCGATAAATTTTGTTCCATCACTAATTGAATACAATTTATATTTGCTGAAGAACATGAACGATCCGGAAGACAATGTGGCTCAATCAACCTATGAAGCAATCAATTCAGATCCAGCAATAAGTTCCGCATATACCATAAAGGATCTGGTGATGGAAGCAAACAGTTTGGAACAAAACTATGCTGAGCTAAGTAAAACCATCGAAGTGTTGTCACTGTACGATAATTTGCTGAATAGAATTGAACGATTCGCTGTTCTGAAGGATGGAAAACTTTCACGAGGCGATCAAAAGGTGTTATCAATGATTTATACGACTATTTTCAGTAAAACAAATGGAATGCGCAGTAGTCACTCAACCGATTTGATAATTAACGTCGGCCGATTTTTAGATTTGACCGGACAGAATGTCAAGAAGTTGAATGAACTGAAACGTATCGAAGTAATCAATGAACAGCTTGGCGATTACAACAATGTAATATCGGCCAAAATTCGAGAAgccaaaaatttcattgaaaacgaCATCaatccagaaataagacgaaCAATCCCAATATTAAATGACGAATTAAAGAAAGCAGTCGATGAAACAATTGCATTGAGGACAAAAACTCGCAATGAAATAGACTCTAAAGAAGAACAACTTCGAGTCATGCGAAGCAATGTGAAAGCGCGCCATATTCTAAGCATTTTTGAGTTGATTGGTGAGCTGACCGGAGTGATTTGTGACTCACTCTCCAATAAGATCACCGGCgttattctaaaattttcggcACAAATGCTGAAAACTTATTTAGATGATCCAAAAATAACTGAGATACACGATATGCCGGAAAGTGTTGAACATTTACGAAATAGGATGCACAAAAATGAACGAGAAAAGATCATGGTGACCGAGAACGAATTgaacaaattgaagaaatcGTTGGATAATGTAACGAATCATTTTACTGATAACTTGAACCAATTCATTACTGAGGCAAATGCTATCAATCTGAGTGGTTCCGCAGTTCTGACGGAAGtgaataatttcataaaaaattgcaTCGAATTTTTAAGAGGATGGCACGACGTTGCCACAAAAGAACGCAATGTAACAATTCAACGTCCTGTACAAAGGGCTCAATATGCACTGACCGTGATTGCAACATCGTTTCCAACATACGAACAAATATGGAGCGACGATGATGAAATTGGTGAAGTGGTCCAGGCCCTCAATGAAGACAGTGAAACGTTAGAAGTTCTGAAAAAGCTCGAAGAGGGAATTTATTCAGAGTTGATGCCGTTGGTCGACGAAATGTATGAGTATGCAGTGAACGTCGAAAAAAATCTCGTAAACAAGTCGTCAGTGTCTCTAGACATAACTCACTGGAATGTTAAGCAAACGATTCGCAATGTTCAAAAGAAATTGATCGATGAACTGTCCCAATTCGACATCGAAAGCAACATAAACGGGTGCATGACTCGACTTAACGAGGCAATGGAATTATTGATTGACATTTACCATCGCATACAGAATTACGAAGAAGAATCCAAGTTTGTTACATATCTAAGTGAACTTCACATCACATCAGCATCCGATTCGGATATTCACGATGTCGAGGTGAGGAAGATGttcaatcaaatgaaaatgaatttgcaGGTAAATTTGTTTCTTGGTCAATATTTTCGGGTCCTTGGTGCATTCAAACAAGCCCTCTTCCCATATGCTGCTGATTATTTGGCTGATTATGAGCTACCATCGTCATTATTGGTTGGCAATTTAAATGATTCAATTACTCTAGCGTCTCAACACATTGAATCATTGAGTGAAAAGCTGAAAGAGTATAATGATACAGTCATCAACGAACACGATGAACACATCCATTCAGCCTTCTTTGACCGGAATTATGGATCGAGGGGGCCATTTTATGTGTGGCCAAACTCTGAGATACACGACAGAGTCCAGCAATTATTTACGGGCCAGAAAATCTATCTCTTTGCCGATGTTCAAAACAGCGACACACGAAACGCTGTTAAATTCCATACAATCGCATTAGGATTCCATAGCAATAATCTGACGATGAACAACAGATTGCAGGAAATACTGCAATCATTTCATGTATCGTTGACGCACATGGGCAACTCAAATTACCGTTGCAAAGATACATTCTACACAATACCGAGTCGACCATGGACCATCAAATACAGCATTGGCGAACGGAACCAGCGGCCGGCTGACCGAAACTTAGTGCACGGTAAACTAGCATCGGGACCGTCGTTATTGAGTCCGTATACGCTGTGGTCGGTGCAACTATTATATGGCCCCTTCAGTCAATTGCAGCAGTTCGTCGACTTCATAGATATCGAATTGTACGGCAATGGATTGTACGTTATGGAAGAGGCGCCAATTTGTGAAACTAATTTGGAGAAATATTACTCGGTTATGgataaaatattgtaa